The following is a genomic window from Oncorhynchus masou masou isolate Uvic2021 unplaced genomic scaffold, UVic_Omas_1.1 unplaced_scaffold_817, whole genome shotgun sequence.
CAGTTTGAGAAAGCGCTGTGATTTTTGCTTCACCATCCGATGCTGCCTCTGGGCCGACTGCGCCTGCTCTATGGCCTCACACAGTTtctacagaggaggaggagaggccgtTAGGTACTGTGGGTCgaaagcaagcacacacacacacacacacacataaaagggTATTATCGGGACCTGGGCAGTGGCAGGGTTCTTGAGGTGCAGCACTCTCATGGGTTCCTGTCCATCTCTCTTTTGGAACTTCAGCTTGTTCTGTTCCTGTCGTCAAACAAAGATTCAGTCCAATACAACTTGTTCTGTTCCTATCACCTACAAAGAGATTCAGTCCAATACAACTTGTTCTGTTCTGGGTCAAACAAAGAGATTCAGTCCAATACAACTTGTTCTGTTCCTATAGTCCTTCAAAGAGATTCAGTCCAATACAACTTGTTCTGTTCCTGTCGTCAAACAAAGAGATTCAGTCCAATACAACTTGTTCTGTTCCTGACGTCAAACAAAGAGATTCAGTCCAATACAACTTGTTCTGTTCCTGATCACAAACAAAGAGATTCAGTCCAATACAACTTGTTCTGTTCCTGTTCTGGTGAGATTCAGTCCAATACAACTTGTTCTGTTCCTATAGTCCTTCAAAGAGATTCAGTCCAATACAACTTGTTCTGTTCCTGGTCAAACAAA
Proteins encoded in this region:
- the LOC135537564 gene encoding intermembrane lipid transfer protein VPS13C-like, translating into MCVKEVEFVGHFSKEWECLFEHFSRPPYVEGGDLMIYCKEQNKLKFQKRDGQEPMRVLHLKNPATAQKLCEAIEQAQSAQRQHRMVKQKSQRFLKLGDKC